A genomic region of Trifolium pratense cultivar HEN17-A07 linkage group LG3, ARS_RC_1.1, whole genome shotgun sequence contains the following coding sequences:
- the LOC123918819 gene encoding F-box protein At1g61340-like, with protein MSLGFNSYSYGRALSRKRIVVSINDEASHKIDSIQVTSSLKRMCSGKFNSISEKSRLESLPQDLLVRVLCGVDHDDLEQLFNVSSSIREASEIAKQMHFEFSTPKKNTVAVRSPFDIENGFDEIEAPNAPMLKKSKPILCANKLAGISVSLFP; from the exons ATGTCTTTAGGGTTTAATAGTTACAGTTATGGCCGTGCACTTTCTAGGAAGAGGATTGTGGTTTCCATCAACGATGAAGCTTCTCATAAAATCGATTCGATTCAAGTAACGTCTTCATTGAAGAGAATGTGTAGCGGAAAATTTAATTCCATTTCTGAAAAATCTCGCCTTGAATCTCTTCCTCAAGATCTTCTT GTTAGGGTTTTATGTGGTGTGGATCATGATGATTTGGAACAGCTTTTTAATGTCTCTTCATCGATTAGAGAAGCA AGTGAGATTGCTAAGCAGATGCATTTTGAGTTCAGTACACCAAAGAAAAACACTGTTGCTGTTCGTTCACCATTTGATATTGAAAATGGTTTTGATGAAATTGAAGCTCCAAATGCACCAATGTTGAAGAAATCTAAGCCAATATTGTGTGCTAATAAACTTGCTGGTATCTCAGTATCATTGTTTCCTTAA
- the LOC123914667 gene encoding cysteine-rich and transmembrane domain-containing protein B-like — translation MSQFNNQQQVPASYPPPGEAYSTAQYVTAPPPMGYPSKDGSEGYPQQRIPDQTTNRGDGFWKGCCAAICCCCAIDICF, via the coding sequence ATGAGTCAGTTTAACAACCAGCAACAAGTTCCTGCATCATATCCACCACCAGGTGAGGCTTATTCTACAGCTCAATATGTAACTGCCCCACCACCTATGGGCTATCCTTCCAAGGATGGCTCGGAAGGGTACCCCCAACAAAGGATTCCAGACCAAACCACTAACAGGGGTGATGGTTTCTGGAAAGGATGTTGTGCTGctatatgttgttgttgtgccATTGATATCTGCTTTTAA